The Celeribacter marinus genome window below encodes:
- the flgC gene encoding flagellar basal body rod protein FlgC: MTDLTQTLSLSASGMKAQANRLRHVSENIANADTPGYHRKTVSFEAEMQNGQKTGGVETGPVELDRTALSRIFDPGNPMADDQGFYDGSNVDLMFEVADAREAQRSYEANLKMFDQARQMSSSLLELLRR; encoded by the coding sequence ATGACTGACCTAACACAAACTCTCTCCCTGTCCGCATCAGGGATGAAGGCGCAAGCAAACCGACTGCGCCACGTCTCCGAGAATATCGCGAACGCCGACACCCCTGGTTACCATCGCAAGACAGTATCCTTTGAGGCGGAAATGCAGAACGGGCAAAAGACAGGTGGCGTAGAGACTGGCCCTGTCGAATTGGATCGCACCGCCCTTAGCCGTATTTTCGACCCGGGAAATCCCATGGCCGATGACCAAGGGTTCTACGACGGATCAAACGTAGACCTGATGTTCGAAGTCGCCGACGCCCGTGAAGCCCAACGCAGTTATGAGGCGAATCTCAAAATGTTCGATCAGGCGCGACAGATGTCGTCCTCGTTGCTCGAACTTCTGCGCCGTTAA
- a CDS encoding flagellar hook-basal body complex protein, translated as MDSAGYTVLTRLSGLKNELQAIANNVANASTTGFRKEGLIFSEYISALEPGEPSLSMANGDVRHTSDAQGPLTPTGGTFDLAIEGDGFFLIETPQGEALTRAGAFTPNDQGELTTHDGYRLLDNGGAAIFIPPDAKSVAVAADGTMSADGLPLAQIGLYLPTDPNSLNRQDGVRFYTEGGVEPYEGAAILQGYVENSNVNPITEITRMIEVQHAYTMGQKFSEQEDERIRGVISTLGR; from the coding sequence ATGGATAGCGCTGGATATACCGTTCTCACCCGTCTTTCGGGTCTCAAAAACGAGCTTCAGGCCATTGCAAACAACGTGGCCAACGCATCGACAACGGGCTTTCGCAAAGAGGGGCTTATTTTCTCTGAATACATCTCCGCGCTTGAGCCGGGCGAGCCGTCCTTGTCGATGGCAAACGGTGACGTCCGCCATACCAGTGACGCGCAGGGGCCATTGACCCCAACGGGCGGTACGTTTGATTTGGCAATCGAAGGTGACGGGTTTTTCCTCATTGAAACCCCACAGGGCGAGGCTCTCACCCGCGCCGGAGCGTTCACACCCAATGATCAAGGCGAGCTGACAACCCATGACGGCTACAGGTTGCTCGACAACGGCGGGGCCGCCATTTTCATTCCACCAGATGCAAAATCCGTTGCGGTTGCGGCGGACGGAACAATGTCCGCCGATGGTTTGCCGCTTGCTCAAATTGGCCTCTATTTGCCCACCGACCCCAATTCGCTCAATCGCCAAGACGGCGTTCGGTTTTACACCGAGGGCGGCGTCGAACCCTACGAGGGTGCGGCAATTTTGCAGGGATATGTTGAAAATTCCAACGTGAATCCGATCACGGAAATCACCCGCATGATCGAGGTTCAGCACGCCTATACGATGGGCCAGAAATTTTCCGAGCAAGAAGATGAACGCATTCGCGGTGTCATCTCTACGCTTGGCCGTTAA
- the flgG gene encoding flagellar basal-body rod protein FlgG, producing MRALKIAATGMSAQQMRVETISQNLANMNTTGYNARRAEFSDLHYQQMARPGTINAADGTVLPTGVQLGLGVRPSSVTVQLAQGSLSQTNGDLDIAIEGKGYFEVALPSGQSAYSRDGTLKRSADGLIVTSEGFALVPNITIPDDARSISINAEGEVYAYFNDRIEPELLGQLTLAGFSNSKGLEAIGSNMFLESPASGPAIVSIPGTDGLGTLRQGYLEDSSVDAVREVTELIEAQRGYELNAKVITAADQMLSATSNIR from the coding sequence ATGAGAGCTCTTAAAATCGCCGCAACTGGCATGAGTGCACAGCAAATGCGCGTGGAAACCATTTCGCAAAACCTCGCGAACATGAACACCACGGGCTACAACGCGCGCCGCGCCGAGTTTTCCGATCTTCACTACCAACAAATGGCGCGCCCGGGGACTATCAATGCCGCGGACGGCACGGTGTTGCCAACCGGTGTACAGCTTGGCCTTGGTGTGCGGCCCTCATCGGTGACAGTGCAACTGGCCCAAGGATCGCTATCCCAAACGAACGGCGACTTGGATATTGCAATCGAAGGCAAGGGATATTTCGAGGTCGCACTCCCCTCCGGCCAATCCGCATATTCGCGAGACGGGACACTCAAACGATCCGCAGACGGGTTAATTGTCACATCAGAGGGCTTTGCCCTAGTGCCCAATATTACCATTCCGGATGATGCGCGCTCGATCTCCATTAACGCCGAAGGTGAGGTTTATGCCTACTTCAACGACCGCATAGAACCCGAATTGCTCGGCCAACTCACCTTGGCCGGATTTAGCAACTCCAAAGGTTTGGAAGCTATCGGATCGAACATGTTCCTCGAAAGCCCCGCATCTGGCCCCGCCATTGTCTCCATTCCCGGAACTGACGGATTGGGCACGTTGAGACAGGGCTATCTAGAGGACAGCTCTGTTGACGCCGTGCGAGAAGTCACTGAATTGATCGAGGCCCAGCGCGGCTATGAGCTTAATGCAAAAGTGATCACCGCCGCCGATCAAATGCTATCGGCCACGAGCAACATTCGATGA
- a CDS encoding FlgB family protein encodes MFENLDIFRLTSGLARHSTARQELVAKNVANADTPGYRARDTVTFSDAFQASEGAAQLRATRTGHVTNTGAHSPLLETTDSPDPSSPNGNTVSLETEMMKAAQTRHQHELALSVYKSSMSILRASIGKR; translated from the coding sequence ATGTTTGAAAATCTGGATATTTTTCGCCTCACAAGCGGATTAGCTCGCCATTCCACTGCGCGCCAAGAATTGGTTGCAAAGAATGTGGCGAACGCAGACACGCCCGGCTATCGGGCGCGTGACACTGTGACGTTTTCGGATGCCTTTCAGGCGTCGGAAGGCGCAGCACAACTGCGCGCAACGCGCACAGGTCATGTCACGAACACTGGCGCACATTCCCCTCTTCTTGAGACGACCGATTCACCCGACCCGTCATCGCCCAACGGCAACACGGTCTCGCTTGAAACGGAAATGATGAAAGCGGCGCAAACCCGACACCAGCATGAGCTAGCACTCAGTGTTTACAAAAGCTCGATGTCGATTTTACGCGCATCCATTGGGAAACGGTGA
- a CDS encoding flagellar biosynthetic protein FliQ, producing MDEIIFYDTLRQGLWMSVVISTPILLVALVTGVGVGLFQALTSIQEMTLTFVPKLGAILIVFWMSMGFMTESLIAFFQERLIPMIGGF from the coding sequence ATGGATGAAATCATCTTTTATGACACATTGCGCCAAGGACTTTGGATGTCGGTGGTGATATCCACCCCCATTCTTTTGGTCGCCCTTGTCACAGGGGTCGGCGTTGGCCTGTTCCAAGCACTGACGAGCATTCAAGAAATGACACTGACGTTTGTGCCCAAACTGGGTGCAATCTTGATCGTGTTCTGGATGTCGATGGGGTTCATGACTGAAAGCCTGATCGCCTTTTTCCAAGAGCGTCTCATTCCAATGATTGGAGGCTTTTGA
- the flgA gene encoding flagellar basal body P-ring formation chaperone FlgA, whose amino-acid sequence MIRFAIIALVATLALPASAHADTLVAARNIRAQTLLSADDLKVVGGDIAGTLISVEEAVGLEAKGMLYAGRPIRITDVGAPALIERNAIVPLYFTQGSLTISADARSLSRAGIGDTVRVMNLSSKTIVTGIVGPNGAVYVGRLTTQ is encoded by the coding sequence ATGATCCGTTTTGCCATCATAGCCTTGGTCGCAACCCTCGCCCTACCCGCAAGCGCGCATGCAGACACCTTGGTCGCGGCGCGAAACATTCGTGCTCAAACGCTCCTGTCAGCCGACGATTTGAAAGTGGTCGGGGGCGACATCGCAGGGACGCTCATTTCAGTTGAGGAAGCCGTGGGCCTTGAGGCAAAGGGGATGCTCTACGCGGGTCGACCCATTCGCATCACGGACGTTGGCGCACCAGCGCTGATAGAGCGCAATGCAATTGTACCGCTCTATTTCACGCAGGGCTCGCTTACCATTTCGGCGGACGCACGATCGCTTAGTCGTGCGGGCATCGGAGACACTGTGCGCGTTATGAACTTGTCATCCAAAACTATTGTCACCGGCATCGTCGGTCCAAATGGCGCCGTCTATGTCGGCCGTCTCACAACTCAATGA
- the fliE gene encoding flagellar hook-basal body complex protein FliE: MDIRSTIANQGYAATKPATSPKADPNAGMQGNSFVDATKSFAQTLSESEEIAKAALVGQADSQALVMALAQSELAVETVVTVRDKVVEAYQEILRMPV, from the coding sequence ATGGATATCCGCTCCACGATCGCGAACCAAGGCTATGCAGCGACCAAACCCGCCACATCACCAAAGGCCGATCCCAACGCAGGCATGCAAGGGAATTCCTTTGTCGATGCAACCAAGTCGTTCGCACAAACGCTGTCCGAAAGCGAGGAAATCGCAAAGGCGGCCCTTGTCGGGCAGGCAGACAGTCAAGCCCTCGTTATGGCATTGGCACAGTCCGAACTGGCCGTCGAAACGGTCGTCACAGTCCGCGACAAAGTCGTCGAAGCCTACCAAGAAATTCTACGGATGCCGGTGTAA